A segment of the Eleutherodactylus coqui strain aEleCoq1 chromosome 6, aEleCoq1.hap1, whole genome shotgun sequence genome:
TACTATACCAGTTACAATACTCTAAGCCCACTTTCACGCTGCAGAGACGCAAacatcttgcatgaatatgaattccatttttttggagggggtcatatacataagtgatttttttcttaCATCGTAACACGGTGCGGTAAACAAtcccggcatgtcctatctttgggtattCCCATGGAACACTtcccccattgtcttcaatggggccagaaaacacATCAGACGGCGTGtaatgtgcatgcaagtgtgatgcaaggtttcccattgaaaatagttgCTGAAAGCTGCATCAGAGGATTGCAATTGTACTGAAGTGCTGGGACATTGCATGTTGTTGAATGCGATATCGGGtcgagtttcacggcctgatatcgcactcagccgtgtgaaactaaCCTAATGCAGGCATGCACAACAAGTGGCCCAGCAGAGGATTTCTGGCGGCCCACGGACTGTGACATGACGATGATGTAAAGTGGCCCTTTTTTATGCACAGTGAAATAAAAACCTACATATACTTACCTTTCTCTTATTGCTCCCGGCCATGTCCCATGCTGACTTCTGGGTTGAGCGATTGCTTGAGTGCATCGGCTGGTGTCAGACTCAACATTAGTGTTGCCCATCAACCCAGAGGTGGAATGCTGGCCGCAGGGGTCACTGATCACTCACTATAGACGAGAAGAGAGCAGAGCAGCACAGATCACAGAGGCCAGGGTCTGGGAGGAGTGAAAGAGGTgattataggatttttttttttactgcaattctGGTCCGCTCCCCATTTTCTTGTGCCCTGGGCAGTTGTACCCTCCATCTGATGATAGAAACAGGCATCTTAATACAGCTGTAGTCCATCAAAGTGGGTATGATACCATATTACTGTCTCCTGTGCACGGCTCCTGTTGAAATATTACAAGCAGATGGACTTTTCGAAGCATGACCACAATTCAGCAGTGCGCAGGAGAAGCATCAGGAGATgtctgcttatatttaaagcccttcctcgaaaatcccaGCAGCCCACAGCTTTCAAAGGGACTGCAGTAGTGCTGgtcccatcgaaagcaatggaggaacatcgcgatcctctgccacagctgtcacaggggattctttactccccgcagggatgaagaaatactttgccatagctgtgacagctgtggcaggcaaTTCTTTACTCCTCGCGAGgagtcctcttggcactgatcactgtgatagtgctgtcacaccACGGacatatggtgcacgcatgtccaatgttttgcaggtacgtgcgtttgcacgcctgtaaaacacggacatgtgaacacaccatggggaaccaatgtttctattaggagcgtgtttttgtgcacgcagctatacacacataaacacactcctgtgaatccaccctcagtgtgctgctggaaaaTATAGTCCCCCAGTGGTCCTATAGTAACAGGAGAGGACCACCCATTTTTATATCTGAAGGAGACTGCACATACTAAGTCCATTTTTGCATGGGGCTACCTATTTATACAAATTGTGAGGGCACTCTACTTTTGGGAAAAATGCCTAAGTGTGGGATAACCCCCTTAACAtttatcattttttaaattatatagttAACTTTATTCTGCTGGTCATAACGataatggcgataccaaataggaAATACTGTATGTATTCTTTTTGTGTCACTACTTTTGCACACTGAAgccggtaaaaaaaattgtacttgcATTACCGTATTCCAATacccataatatttttatttttttatcaactGAGCTTTGTGAGATCTAGTTTTTTAGGAGGCAGATGAGTGAGAAGTAGCAATTTagcattttcattgtttttatgtTGTTCACTGTATAGTATAAATAATACTTTTATAGTTAGGGTCATTATGAACATAGTGATACCCATTTTGTGtaattttgtatttttccataaaaaatttgtggtgaaaaatgtttgtttttttaaattctagatTTTGTTCAAACTAAACTTTTATACTATTAATAACTATTTTTTGTCCCTTAAGGGGACTTAAAGATGGGATTGTTCAATCGCTGTTATACAATAGTGAAACTCTTATGTAGCGCAGCATATTATACTTTTGACAgctctctagagatgagtgagcgtactcgctaaggcaaacttctcgagctagtagtgccttattctagtacctgcccgctcgtctcaaaagattcgggtgccggcgagggagagcggtaagttgcgggattgagcagggggcagcggggggaggagatagcgagagagagatctccccccccccattccttcccgctctcccccgccgcttcccgcccccgttggcacccgaatcttttgaaacgagcgggtaggtactcgaataaggcactactcgctcgagtagtttgccttagcgagtatgcttgctcatctctacagctctCCCTTCCTCCTAATTTGCTGTCTATTGCATGTTGTCAAATAAAGTCCCTCTCTAGTTACAGAGATATcaagacagacaacaggacaTGGAGAAGGGAGATGACTTAGGCTGCCCAAAAAAGTCTGTGGAGCAGgtagagcagaggaggagggaaaGGGGCAGGGAGGCTCACACAAACATGGTACAGCAGCTAACTGCTAAGTAATTTACTGTacaacagctactgaaatcacattcaTACTGCTCatgactgctgtataatgtcctccatgtttCTTGTGTTAAGAGGGTGGGctacagagagagaagaagaTGTTCTGCCcttctctgtgcacagtgtatgggagacatcataacagTTAAACATCACCCACCCACCAGATCAGGGACAACTGAAAATTAGATATACAACCTGCTGAGGGGAAACTGGTGATAAATATAgggtacaagtcatataatgattGGCAATAGTTTTATTCCTTATGTAcaaacacatggcagcttattctaaaaagtcataTGAAACGCCAAGTACGCTTTCAGACATTTGACTCCAGCAGGTGTTCTGGAAAACTTTTGTTCCGAACAGTGTAGACAAGTATATTTCCTGATTAATTTTATCATTCATTTCTAGGTTTATTGTTCCTCCAACCTTTCCTTGCTTGGGCCTACTCAGCCCAGTATGTCGAAATACTAAATGCAGCATGCAGTAGCTTGGATGTCAATGTTTATTTGCTACTATTTGTATATATGTTACATTATATTAAAATACATTTCTAGAAATGATACCGGTTTGTGTTACACTAACTGTTTTTGTTCTTCTACCACAAGTCTAAGCATCAATACCCCGGGTGATGAAGTCTCGGATCTTGTCTCGGATTTCTTTCTCCAAGTACTCCATTTGATCCTGCACACTCACAGTGTATTCGCCCAACTTCTTCTTCATGTCTTTCACTCTCCTTACAAGAGCCTTGTTGAGGGAATCTGCAAAGGGGGTTATTGTCTCTCTAAACTCTTCAATCCTCTGGTCCATCTGCTGGTTCATCTCAGTAAGGTGCAGTTCCGTTGTTTGCTTGACATGTGTCATATCACTATTCAACATGTTTCTCAGCTCAATAGCATAAGGGTAGAGTTGCTCTCGCAGTTTTTCTGTGAATTCCAGTATTTTGCTCTCCATCTGCTCAGTATTCTTTTTCATCTGAAAGTCCATGTTCTGGATTTGTTTGTGCAGCTCATCTTGCATGTCTTCTGCATAGGGTATCAGACTTTTATATAACTCTTCCATTTGCTGATCAATATTACCTTTTATTTCACTGTTGATAGTTTTGAGCTGCTTCTTTAGTTGCTCCATATAGTCGTCTATTGTACCCTTCAGTTCCTGGGAATATGGGGCCATAGATGCCTCCCCAAGGTCAACATTTTCTTTGATCTTGGTCACTAGGTTGTTTCCTATAGatttcagctgctcgctgagaaCTTTTGTGCTTCTGTTCAGCTGGGCTTGAAACTCCGTCGCATACGGAGCCAGTTTGTCCTGAAGCTCTTCTGCATTCCTATTCAGCTGCTTTTGCACCTCATCTGTATATGGAGCTAACTTGACCCTCAACTTCTCCAACTCTTGTCTCATTTGTTCTCTTAGTGTTTGAGAGTCTTGGGTCAGTTGGTCATGGATTTGCTTTGTCAAAGGAATGAGCTGGCCCACTAATTCCCCATCAAAATTATTTACGCCTTTCAGGTTTTCTTCAATGAGAGCACTGTTGAGGAAGAGATTAAATTAGGAGAAACACTGGAAGCAATGTAGATTGGTAGAGGCTCAATGCCAAGTAATTGTTAGGCACTGTAAATATTTCAAGGTCTGGAAATGGTAATTCTGTTTCATAAGAAATCAACTAATAGCTAAGCTGTGACATATCTTCTGATATATCATAGATGTATATATTCTAATATACTGCAGCATGAGTACATCTTCTAATATGTCATATAGGCATGTAGGGTTACCACAATGTTGACATTTGTGAAAGCTCTAAGGAGTTTGTAAACTCCTCTAGCACTTCTCAGATCAGGAGTGGATATAATATATGTGCAACTCATGCAGGTAAACAGTGAGTCTGCAGACAAGGAGACCCATTACTACCCacagtaaggctctgttcatatccGCATCAGAGGCTCCACTTGGTACATCCAGCACAGATCCATCCTAAAACCCCTGATGAAATAGCATAGCATGCTGTATTATTTCATTCAGGAAAATGTCAGAATGCATAACAGAAGCCGGACGGACCCCCACTATGGTCAAAGGGATCATCTGGCATTGTTTTGTTTTACCATAGGATGGATCCATTCCCAGTATGGATTCCATTTCCCTGCTGTCATGACATCAGGGGGAAATGAAATCCATGAATGCAGATGTTGCAGATATTGCACATAAGGAACTATGCAAATAATTTCCATCCATTGCTCACAATTTCTGATAGCATTCCAATCTTATGAAATTAATATTTGGAAAGTAAATGGTCAGTGTACTGCCTTTGCACACGGAAAGTTTGCCATTTGTATTAGCCACTGACTTAGATATTACTATTAATGGAAATTtgatacatcttaaactcatgtcCATTGATGTGAATGATCATTTCTTTAAAATGTTGTATCGAGACCAGGACCAGTTGCCCAACACTCTCTTTTAAATTGGATGACAGTAAAACTGGGTTCACACCAACATTAAAGGGCTTgttccatgaaaaatattgtttagtTAAATCCAGCCTAtaattaaacattttttgtatttagacTTATTAAGAAATACTTCTGTCCcctgatattccaggactaatgttagaatagcgccaccagcTAGTATTgagtccacctcagtaaatgttctaAGGTGGTCATACCTATTCAGTCTTCCTTCTCTGCAGTAACAATGTCTCACTCTCAACACTTGCACAATATCTCTgatgacatcagagaagacacaGCAATTTCAGCAGTAGCCGCTCATCACACCAGGAACCTCTCCACATACCGAGTGGAGCAGTGagggaagcaagactgagcaggtggaacaattactgaggtggacacagaattgattcagcaggtggtgctattctaacattagtcctaaaAGATCTGGGAAAGAAACATAGTTAATAAATGTAAACAGAATTATGGGTTTGATTTAATTGGATAGAATATATTTCATAAGACAAGCCCTCTAAGAGCTTGGTTTAGATTTCGATTTTCTTGCTAGAACAAATCCATCCTACGACAGAAATGAATGGCATTAAACCAAACCCAATGACTGTAACTGGGTCCATCTGACTTATGTTATGTTGTCTGACATTTACCCAGGAGAAGTACTACGGCATGCTGTTCTATTTTGTCTGAGACTTTTAGACTGTTCAGTGCTAGAAGCCATAAATTTAGCTATCACatagatgtgaacagaaccttactGCTTTTGCTAGGGGTTTGAAAGAcagtggctgggaagatctgGGATCGGTACCCCCTTGCAAGGAGCATCCATGACTATAGCACTATTTTGCAGGCATTTATGGCACATTTTTATGAGGAGTATTGTTGCGTGAtccaaaacagtcaaaccctgATTCTGGTTGAACTTTGCCAAAATTTTGAGTAGTTCATGTCAGCCAAACCCATTAAaatttttgttcttctttttctgtTTCCTTATATTAAAAAGAAGGAGGAAAAGAATGTCTTTCGTCTTTTTCCTTCTTCAAAAGTACTTtgatacactcctaggtgacctaaaagggttatacaggtttttttatggttcttagacaaACTGAGGGTCCATAAAAAGCAGTTTGCATAGTACAAAAGTATCTATTCCTGTTCTATGATACTTTAATTCTTTAAGTTGGGAGGTTGTGTCTATGACTGCCCACTTACTTCAGCTGTTTACTGATGTCTGATTGCTGAGAGTTGTCTGCTTTGTCCTTAGTACCACTGGTCAGCTGTGTGAGGTAATTCCAGAAGACGTTGCTTATCTGGTCATTGTTGGCATCAGCGTGATATCCTAACAGAGTACAGGACACATCACAGCTTGTCTAATCTAAAGTTACAAACCTGCCAACTGGTTATGTAATCAAATGCAATTTCTATGTAATCAAAAGTTTATTGAAGTATGAAGCATTTATCACCCATCCACTAGATAGATAATAGCTGCTAGATTGGTGCGGGTTCAACTACTGCTAGCCCCACCGATTGCCAGAATGGGGGCCCCTACCCCATTTTCATAATTGCAAGATATGTTTGAATTTAATAGTGGTCAAGCATTCAAAGTTCGTGGCACTGATGGATAACAGTCTGGTACAGCGCTTCATTCATATTTCTCTTATTCGTCATCTTGCTTCTGGGGTGAATGAGGGAGAAGTCCTCCAGTCTGACAGTCGGTGGGCAGCCCAGCATCTGACCCCTAACAATATTGCTTTTATCTACCACTTTAAATTTGGACAATCTTATATCAGTTTGACAGTACCACTGCCAGAACATAATTGGCTACTAGAAGACTTCCGATTAGTTGGAGTACCCATAAACATGTATAAACGTATGGGTTAACACTGTATTTTTCTGATGTCctttagtatttaaaggggtttcgtcattggaaaaaaaaatcaatacttatctattcctcctcaggcagccttcttaccgaACTTCCACTCAACGATCTTTtcttggctcctgcagtccctcgaatcatgtcacctccagcagtccggatcctcttcttcctgtgacgttatgtacattctcggcagtctccttcctgcaggtcagtctacccagtcactagtgatgtagcgttcactgcctgaCAAGGGATGCCGGATCCTTTGTCGGGCTATTACCGAGACTGCACATGCACGCTGTCTTGcttcaatagtatatgaacactcatggcgagacagcacacatgcgcagtctcagcaataacCTGGCATAcaattcagcattccctgctagtcaGTGAACgctgcgtcactagtgacgtagcgtacactgtcctgcaggaagaagaatgctgacAATGTACGAAACGTCACAAGAAGATAAGGatccagccagctggaggtgatgtgacctggGGGATTGGAGGAGTGATGaaaagatcggtgaggagaagatgcagtaagaacactgcctgaggaggaataggtaagcattgagttttttttcttaatgacagAACTCCTGTAAGCAATTCTGAAGGAACCTGACTACATGACCATTTCTGTTAGCTAAGTATGCCATAATAGAACATTTGTAAAGACGTTATCGAAATGCAAATAGCCCATTTGCCAGATATAGAACTGTTAAAGATATTTAAAATGGTATTCTGGAGACGGACTGTTTTTTTCAAGATTTCACCCATCTCCTGATCCCCACAAATCCAAGAATAGGGATTTGGTTTGGTATACAAGGGAACGCAGTGGAGTCATATGTTGATACAGGCTCAAATATGGCACCCCTTACAGACATCACCAATACATATGACCAAGACGTTACTACTGTCGTCTGGGGACAAATCTAGATATATTTTAACATCAAAATGCGGGAAATACTAATGAAATAATGCTAACAAAAATATAGGGATGGCAACACTGTTCATTGCTAACTTTGGAGTGGCGGACGCTACCTAAAAGCGGAGCATTTGCCTCAATAGGGGCTGCACCACATCAGGAACCTATGGCAGCTAATCTGTCCTTAGATGGAGAATAGAGAAAGTATATAGCAGATGGAAAGAACTATATGTAGCAAAACTAGGCAATGGTGAGTAAGCCCCACAGTACATCAGAATAAACCACTGGTATTTCTCCGACAGGAGTCCGCTGCATCAGCAGACCtctcaggcaggacaataactgGCGCACAAGAAGAGGTGGGGCTAGAATATATATACTTCCACCATGGTTGTTTAGTCAACTAGAGAAAACACCCTGCCTGCCActcaatcagtccatacactatataaggagatatatacaggtaaaTGTCCAGCACCAAATGAtagggcgcatgcacagaagccattATCATATTGGCTAgggatgatgtcataatgttacccTGGACCCACTTCCTTGTTGCAATCAGTGAGCTACAACATGGAGGTTGTGCAGATGCACTGCTGCTCAATTGATTTCTATGACAGTGCCAGAGATTTCCAAACAGCTTTAATTCAGCAGTCTCAGGCGTTCTCATTGACATAAATCGAGCAGCGATATGCCTGCACCACCTCCGCTCCATTCTGTTGGAGACCAACCAGACCCCCATGCtctggattggtgggagtcccagtgttggacccccaccaacctATCAATTTtgacctatccagtggataaggtaaaactttaaaaaacattcagtgtctggaatacccctttaaatattgataGCCTGTCCTTAGGAAAACCCCCACTGTTCAATCTTTGATGGCCTGTTCTAAGAATTGACCATCAATGCTCATGAACTTCCAAAAAATCCTTTGAAGACAGTTTGCAATTTCTCAAAAAGCATCTTTAAGGCTTTATGCTTATTTTGTATTCTTTAACCCTTGTCATAGACCTGTGATTGGTTTAATGTAGAAGTAAATATACTGACCTGTTATGCACACGGCTACAACAAACATTAACACTTTTGCCAACATTTTGAGTTACAGGATGGGTCAATGGAAATCCGAAAAATTCTCAATGACTTAAtatctgtacaaaaaaaaagacttgtgttAGATATTTCTGCTAAAAGGCATCACATcactgggaaataaaaaaaaatctaaaaatgatGTTTATATTTATTAAGTATTGTTCTCTGTTCCATTTTATCTTTCATACCTGGCACCTTCTTAAAGAtactacaactagagatgagattGCTTCCTTACCTGATCCTTTGGTGTTTGGGTCAGCATTGAAGCGGATGTAAGCTAGTCCTTTATATGAGTTCATTTCTGGTTCTGGCTATGCTCCAGGGCAATTTTGTAGGCTTTAGGTTGCTTTTACAATGTGGAATCAGTGACGCGTCCTTCTTTTCAAAGTGATGTTGGACATTTGAAGAGCTTTGTGAGTTCTTGAGTCATAATCGTGAAGGAGGAGAAGACTGCTGAGTGGTTTTATTCAGTAACTGCAGCTGACATTCAAAGAATAAGCCCCATCACAAATGCTTGTGGTGTTTGAGTAACTGGTTATAAGAGCTCGTTTCTGGGCTTGTACACAATAGTAGGCTTAAAGGATACAATTTAGGCCAAGTAATTGTGAGTCCAATGAGCTGTTATTTTATTTGGCtgcttatttgcatatgttaGCCATGGGAAAGTGCTTAGTGGGTCAAGATTACTAGAATGTTGTTTTCCTTTTGGTAAAATCATTGTGGAAACTAGAACAAGGAGTATCAAACCATTTAGCCGGCTGATTGTAGGTGTTACCTTATCACTGGATTCTCTGTTGTTAAGTCCAATTTCTTTCCTGTAGCAACTCCCGCTGTTCTTGAGGCTTTAGAATACCTATATATAAAGTTCTCCTAGCCTTTTTAAAACAAATATTTGTTATAGCGTCccaatatttctttttttacagggGCAAGTTAAGTTGTCGTGAAGTTGAGTAGTGGTCAGAGGTTCAGC
Coding sequences within it:
- the LOC136633604 gene encoding apolipoprotein A-IV-like; the encoded protein is MIRGTAGAKKRSLSGSSTSCDVSCTLLGYHADANNDQISNVFWNYLTQLTSGTKDKADNSQQSDISKQLNALIEENLKGVNNFDGELVGQLIPLTKQIHDQLTQDSQTLREQMRQELEKLRVKLAPYTDEVQKQLNRNAEELQDKLAPYATEFQAQLNRSTKVLSEQLKSIGNNLVTKIKENVDLGEASMAPYSQELKGTIDDYMEQLKKQLKTINSEIKGNIDQQMEELYKSLIPYAEDMQDELHKQIQNMDFQMKKNTEQMESKILEFTEKLREQLYPYAIELRNMLNSDMTHVKQTTELHLTEMNQQMDQRIEEFRETITPFADSLNKALVRRVKDMKKKLGEYTVSVQDQMEYLEKEIRDKIRDFITRGIDA